AAACCGTGGTCCGAACGGAAGGCTCCCGGGATGACGGCGGACGGCATCGCCGCCAGGCTGAAGAGCAAGCTGAACGCGGAGATTTCCTCCGGCATGGCGTATGTGGTGCCGCCGCCGCCCCTGCCGGGCGTGGGCACGTCCGGGGACGTCACCTTCCTGCTGGAAGACCGCCAGGGCATCGGCGAGAAATTCCTGGCCGCCAATACGGCCAAATTCATCGCGGCCGCCGGGAAACGGCCAGAAATCGCGGGCATCAGCAATTTCATGTCTCCCTCCAACCTTCAGTACAATCTGAACGTAAACACGGAACAGGCTACCCTCCAGAACATGAACGTGGATGAGATTTACGCGACCATCCAGGCGTACATGGGGAGCACCTTCCTGAACAACTTCAACATTTACGGCCAGGAATGGCAGGTGTACATGCAGGCGGACGCTCCGTACCGGAACAACATCGACAAGCTTTCCATGTTCTACGTACGCAACAATGATGGAGACCCGGTCCCGCTGGATTCCGTCATCAACGTCACGCATGGCTGGGCCCCGGAATTCCTGATCCGCCAGAACATGTTCAACAGCTCCCAGCTTAACGTCACTCCGGCGCCCGGCTATTCCTCCGGGCAGGTGATGGGCGCGCTGGAGGAAGTCTTTGCCCAGACCATGCCGGCAAGCATGGGCTATGACTATTCCGGCATGAGCTACCAGGAACAACAGGCGCAGAAGGGCATCACCATCGGCATGATCTTCATTGCCTCCGCCGTGTTCGTGTTCCTGATCCTGGCCTCCCTGTATGAAAGCTGGTCACTGCCCGTGGCCATCTTCATGACCGCTCCCATCGCCATCCTGGGCGCTTTCCTGGCCCTGTGGATATTCGGGCTGGACCTGAACATTTACTCGGAAATCGGCCTCATCGTCCTGATTGCGCTGGCGGCCAAGAACGCCATCCTCATTGTAGAATTTGCCGTGCTGGAACTCCGGCAGGGCACGGACCTGCTCACGGCCACGCTGGACGCGGCCAGAATCCGCCTGCGCCCCATCCTGATGACCTGCTTTGCGTTCATCATGGGCTGCCTTCCGCTGGCCCTGGCTACGGGCGCGGGAGCGGCGGCGCGGCAGGTGGTGGGCGTGGGGGTGATCGGCGGGATGATTACGGCCGTCTTCATCGGCGTGTTCTTCATTCCCTCCTTCTTCTACCTGATTGCCAAACTAGCCAAGCTGGATAAGAAAGCGGCGCGGGAGCTCCAGGAAAAGGCGCAGGGCGCATCCGCTCCGGCAAAATAAAACGCCACCCCGCGGCACTCTCCACCCTACATCCAGAAGATCCACGCCCAGAAGGCCTTGACGAAGATAAGCACTCCGTCAATCAGCAGGCCTACCTTGACCATGGTCATCTGGGGGAATTTCCCCGTGGCATAGGCCAGGGCGTTGGGCGGGGTGGACACCGGGAGCATGAAGGCGCAGGAAGCGCCTATGCCCACCAGAAGCACCAGCGGCGTGGCGGACATTCCCATGGCGGCCGCCACCGTCACCATCAGGGGGGCCACCAGGGCAGCACTGGCCGTATTGGAGCAAAATTCCGTGAGTGACGAGATGAAGACGCTGATAATGAGCAGAATGACAAGGGGATTCTGCCCCATGGCAATGGCGGATACCTGGTCCGCAAGAAATCCGGCCGCGCCTGTCTGGACGAGAATACTGCTGAGCGTGATGCCGCCGCCGAACAGGAGCAGAACGCCCCAGTCCGTATTTTTGGCAATGCCGCCCCAGTTGATGACTCCGCACAGGGGCAGGAGCACCGCGGCGCACAGCGCAATGAGCGTATCCATGGCCGGAATGCCACCCAGCGCGGCGGAAAGGAAGCTGCTACACATCCAGCTCCCCGCCACCAGCACGAATAGGACCAGCACGCGCACCTGTTTGGCATTCAACCGTGCTGCAGATTCCTCACTGTCTTCCGGGGTCATGCCCACATGCAGGCCCAGCCTCGGCCGGAAGAACAGGTACATCAGGAAGAAGACAATTACCCCGAACACCAGGACAAGCGGCATGGCAATCCGGAACCATTCCGCAAATCCCATGCCGAGCTCATGCGCCGCAATGGCATTGGGCGGGGAGCCTACCAGCGTTCCCATGCCGCCAATGGAAGCGCTGTACGCCACTCCCAGCACGGCAAAGGGAGCCGTGGTCTTGAGTTTTTCCGGAGGAATGCGGTCCAGCAGGCCGATCACAAGGGGGAGCATCATGGCCGCCGTGGCCGTGTTGGACATCCACATGGAGAGGAAGGCCGTAGCCAGGAAGATCAGCACCAGCGCCATGCCCAGGCTTCCCCGTGCCATTTGAAGAATTTTCCCCGCCAGCCAGATGTCAATTTTCTGTTCATGAAGGGCACCGGCCATGGCAAAACCGCCAAAGAACAGAAAGATGGTGGGATCAGCAAAACCTGCCAGCGCCCTGGCTCCCGGAAGAATGCCCATGAACATGGCGAGCACCGGCACCAGCAGGGCGGTTACGGTCACGTGCAGGGCCTCCGTCAGCCATAGGATGCCGATGAAGGTGAGTATGGCCAGCCCCCTGGCTACTTCCGGCTCCACGGGGAGCCACTTGAGCATGGCCAGGAAAAGAAGCACGTCACATGCAATGATGATGTAATTGCGGTGCCCCTTGGCGGTGTCTGTAGTACGATGGCGCATATTTGAGAAAACAAGATGGTGTTATTTCTTTTTGTACGCCTCCGGGCGATAGAGTCAATATCATTCCGGAAGACCCCAGAAGAAGCCTCGTTCACATGTCATGAACCGGGGAAAAAGACGCCATTCCCCCTCCCCTGCCCTTGACCCTTTTGAAGGCAGGAGGGTTCCGGGTATGCAAAAAGCCGCCACGCAAATACGCGGCGGCTTGTGAAAACTGTTTGATTGACGCACGGAGGGAGAAACCTCCGCCCGGGCAATTATTCAGCGGCGGGTTCGGCGGCCTTCTTGGCAGCCGGCTTTTTGGCGGGGGCCTTCTTGGCTGCGGGGGCCTTGGTTTCAGCCTTCTTGGCGGGGGCCTTGGCCGCGGTCTTTTTGGCGGGAGCTTCCTTGGCGGCAGGCTTGGCGTCCTTGGCAACGGGAACGGCCAGACGAATAGGCGTATTGGAATTCAACTTGGACTGTTCCTTCTTACGCTTGATGTATTCAACACGTCTGCGGCGCTTGGTGACTTTGCGGATTTGCTGTCCCATAGTGATAATTGCTATGATATTTACTAATTTTTAAGAGCTCCATGTGGCACATGGGCGTGGATACAACTACCAACCCCGCATGCCATACGCAAGCACAAAGCATTATTAAGGCACAGAAAGACCTCGGCACTCCCTGCTTTTCCCAACCGGGCCCCGGTAAACGGAACGGAAGGAAGCAACGCGGAAAGGAGACGGCATTCTACCACAATTTCAGCGCGTCCACCCGTACCGGCTGTTCCCACCGCAGGTGGTCCCGGATGGCGGCGGCAATGAAGTCCAGGCCGCGTTCCACGGCCGTCGCCAGCCCGTCCCCGGCGGCCAGCCGCGCCGCAATGGCGGCGGAGAGGGAGCAGCCCGTTCCATGGGTGCTCACATCCTGCACGCGCGGACGGTTCCATTCCCCCAGAATGCGGCCGTCCGGCCCGGCCAGCACGTCCCGGCAGTCTCCTTCCAGATGGCCTCCTTTTAAAAGAACCGGGCACCCGTACCTGAGGGCCAGCCGCGCGGCGCACTCCGGCAGTTCATCCCTCCCGGGATTGGCGGAACTCCGGAGCAGGACGGCGGCTTCATCCAGATTGGGGGTCAGCAGGGCCGCGCCCGGCAGCAGAAGCTCTTCATAAACGGCTACGGCCTCTTCCCGCATCAGGCGGTCCCCCGCCGTGGCGATCATGACAGGGTCCACCACCACGGGAATATCCGTGCCGGAAAGCACCTCATGCACCGCACGGACAATGGCCGGAGAATACAGCATGCCCGTTTTTACGGCGGTTACGGGGAAATGCTCCAGATTAATCCTCACCTGGTCCGCGACCAAGGCCGGGTCCACCTCCTGAATGCCGCGCACCAGCCCCGGCACCTCGGAAACGACGCAAGTGACCGCCGTCAGCGCAAACGCCCCCATGGCATGGGCCGCCTTCAGGTCCGCCTGAAGTCCGGCCCCGGCGGAACAGTCTGAACCGGCAATCGTCATCATTACGGGAATACTCATGCCCCTGTTTTTAATCGGGAGGAGCGGCATTGAACATCCAAAAATCCGCGCACACCGCCTCAATGTCACAAATCCGGGTGGGAAAATGCCGCCGGAATGCCACAATCCGCCCATGACCCACGCCGCCCCAGCCCCGGAAGAGCAGGAATTCTGGCTTTTTATTCAGAATGAGCCCCTGCCCGCGGCGGAGGAATTGCAGAAGAACATGTTCCGCCTGGACGCCTGCTTCCGTCTGAACCTTTCCGGCGCTCCGGAACATGCTCCGGAGCATGTGCTGGAAGGAGAATACCTGGACGAAGAGGGAGAATCCCAACTGGACGTGTTCTGGGTCATGGAGACGGACGACGCCCGGCAGGCGTTCAAAAAGGACCGCGCAGCCCTCCAGCAAATAGGGAGCCGCACCAAAATGCTGCGCTTCATCCTGGAGGATGAATGCGCCCTGGGCCACGTTTTCGCCATGATCCACGCCATTCTGGAACACCGGGACGGCCTGCTGGTCATCCCGGACGGCCGGGGGAACATTATTCTGGAACGGAAGCAGGCCCTGGATTTCCTGAACAGGGAGATACGGGAAGGCATTGCGGAAGACTAGCGTTCCTCCGTCCGCGGCGCGGAGGATCCCTCCCGCTCCGCATTCAACTGGAGCGCCTTCTTTTTCCAGACTTCCGCCATGTCCGCATCCTGCCTGGTTCCCTTTCCGGTGCTGTAGCAGACGGAAAGCATCAGCATGGCGTTGACGTGGTCCTGCCCGGCGGCCAGCCGGAGCCAGTTGAATGCCTTTCCCTCGTCCACGGGGACGCCGGAACCATCCAGGTACGCCAGGCCCACGATGTACTGGGCATGGGCGTCCCCGGCGGAAGCCGCCTGTTCATACCATTTCATGGCGCGCTCCATGTCCTGCGGCACGCCCTCCCCCCTGGCATAAAGGTTCCCCAGGTACACGGAGGAAGGCGTATTGCCCCCGTTGGCGGCCTTTTCCAGCAGCACCAGTCCGGAGGCGGCATCCTTGTCAAAGCCCATTTTCCCTTCCATGTAAGCCCGGCCCAGCAGCCCCATGGCCGCAGGGTGCTCCTCATCCGATGCCTTGTGCCACAGCTCCAGCGCCTTGTTCGGGTCCCGGTTCACCCCATCTCCCTTGAAATACATCATGCCCAGCATGTACAGGGCATTTCCCCGCTGGCTGCCGGGGCGTGCCAGCCCGTATTCAAACCATTCCCTGGCCGCCGCGGCGTCACGCTTGATGCCGGTTCCATACAGGTACATGGCGCCGATGACCGTTTCCCCGGAATATCCGGACCCGGCCTCCGCCACGGAGTCACACCAGGCGCGCACATCCAGCGGGTGCGCCCAGCCGTTCTGCAATCCCTCCGCGTACAGGGCGGCCACATCATTGAGCGCCTTCACCTGCTCCTTGTCATTACCCTTCTTATGGGATGCGGCGGAGGCGGCGTCCAGACGGTCCTTCCATCTTCCGGCCTCCCCTTTTTCCGCCTTTTCCGCGGCAGGTTCTTCCCGCTCCCCGGCAGGGGCCCCCTGTTTTTCCCCGGAGGCGGCCTTGCGGTCACACCCGCACCAGAGAAGGGATACGGAGGCGGCCACACACCCGGCAACTATTTTTTTCATCATGCCCATCACCATAGGACAGGCGCACGGGCGTGCCAAGAAGAGAAATGACGGAAATACCGCCTCCGGCACATGAAAACGCGCAAAACGCCGTCATGCGCCGCAGAAACGGGATTTTCTCTTTTATCATTGAATATTTCCCTCTTTTTGTTTTACTGAATCCAGTTCAACCACTAATGAAATTTGTACCGCGCCTGTATCTCCTGACGTGCCTGGGTTGGTTCTGCGGCGGAGCTTCCGCGACGGAACTGCCCGTAAAGTACATTTTTGAACTGTCGGACGAGCCGGTAAAGGTCCGTCCCGGCAAAATAGACACCAAGAGCGTTTTCTTCCCCAAATACGCGCGCGGCACCTCTCCGGAAGCCCTCAAACGGCAGGCAGCCCTGTTCCATTCACAAATAAGGCACACGGCTCCCAAAAGCAGCCCCGCCATTGATATCCACATGAATGACGACAGGATGGAAAGGGACGGCAACGCCCTGTCCGGCTATGAATTCCACCACACGGACGACCGGAAGGAAACGGTCATCACCACCGAACCGCCGGATGAGGAAATCTGGCTGAACGACGGCGATCCGGACAGCCCCTTTTTCCACACACCCCGTTCCGCCACCAACACGGAAATCCGTGAAATATCCTCGCCGTCCGACGTCTGGCCCGCCTGGAACGAAGCGGAGGTCAACCTGAACATGAACCTTCAGGAGTCCGCCCCGCGTCCCTTCGTAATCCAGCCGGCTCCGTCCGGGGCCATCCGCACCATCATCAAATCCTTCAACGGAGCCGTTTTTGAAGCGGACGCGCAGCCCATGCATCCCGTGTGGGACCAACTGCCTCCGGGCTATGTGCCCATTCCGGCGCTCCCCGCCTACCAGCCCACCGTACTGAGAAAATTACAGTAGGGGCCGGACGGAAAATCAGAACTTGAAACGGACGGCGCCGAATACGCTCCAGCCGTTGAACGCCTTGGCCGTTGCGGAATCCACCCGGCTGGTGACGTACTCCACCGCCAGCATCAGCTTCACCGCATTGACCGCTTCCGGGCACAGGTAGCAGTTCAGCCCCAGGTAAAAGGAATGCATGCTGTCCACCCACCCGGCATAATGGGTGACGCTGGGAGCGTACCGGGTGTTCAGTTTCACGGAACGGTTGCCGAACGAACACTGGTACTGGAATACGCCTTCCAAATGGGGTGAAATCCGGTAAACGGGCTGAAGAACCAGGCCGTACACATTCTTGGCGCCCGGCTGGCCCACAATCCCCACGCCCGCCAGCAGGTTTCCCATCACGGAAAAAGCCCCCCGGCTGGCATCCCAGCTCAGGGAAATAACGTCCTGGGCTCCCGTTCCGCAGTAATCGGAAGTGGAAGGAATCTTTCTTCCCCGCCATTCCGTAAAATTATGCGCATACTGGTAACCCAGGGTCTGGCTGTCCCACGCGGGGGACGCCACCTTCCATTTCATGGCGTTCAGGGCAAACACGTTGTCTGCGGAATGAAACTGTATTTCATCCTTCAGGTCCGTACCGTTCGCATTCAGATAAATGCCGTAGGAGTGGTACAGGCTCCTGGCGTCCTTCTGGAAATTGGCCTCCAATCCCCAGTTGGAGATGGGAATCAATTCATTGCACAGGGCGGACCTCTCCACCGTCTTGATCCGGGAGGATGCCAGGCAGTATTCGGACGTCAGGTGCGGAGTCAGCTTCCCGGCCCTGAACTTGACGCCGGGCACGGTCTTTTCCAGATAAAGTTCATACAGGGACCACTCCGTGCGGCTGCCGGTCCATTCCCCGCGCACTTCACGGTGGCGGCCCTCCAGATCCCCCACGTTCGTCAGGTTGGACAGGCGCCAGGAGCCGTCCCCCATCACAACATCCCCGCCCAGGTAGGCGCGCCGCCACTCGCTGTTATGGCCGCCGGAGGAGGGGCAGAACTTGTTGGCCCCGTTGGGACTGACGGCGGCCGTCTGGTACTGGCCGATCAAGGTCAGCTTCACTTTTCTAATCCAGGAAGAATCACTCCGGTACAGAACGGGGCCGCGGTCCAGCACACGGCACAGGGACGGAAGTGGCGCGCCCGGCACCGGCTGGGGCTGCGTTATTCCCATGCCGGCCTCCGCTGCGGAAACAATGGCGCACCAGCAGGCGGCAAACAGGCCGTTTCTCAGAAAAAGAGACTTCATCACAGCATCAACAACAGGTTGCAGGACGGACACCTTAAGGGGGCGTTCCTGAAAATCAAGCCCGGATGTTTCTTTTGCCATTGCAGTTTTCCCGCGGGCCGTGGTATGAAAACGGGCAGACATGAATACCCAAACGCGCCCTTCTCTCTGGAAATACTTTATCCTGTGCCTCACCAGGAATTACTGCTCCTTCTCCGGAACGGCCCCGCGGCGCGAATTCTGGGGCTTCTACCTCTTTCTGTACATCTTCTCCCTGATTTTCGGCATAGCCGCCGCAGTCCTCTTTGCGGCGGCGCTGCCGTGGGGGGAACTGAAAGGAGTACACGACCAGGCCCAAATGCAGGCCATGCTCTTTCCGCACATCGCCTCCTTCGTCCTCGTCGTGCAAATCATCATGATGGCCTTCTACCTGCCCATCTGGGGCGTCACCATCAGAAGGCTCAGGGACGCGGGGTTCAGCACGGCATGGGGGTACGGCTACATTGCGCTGGGCATCATCGGCCTGCTTAACTGGGCAATTCTGGACCGCTTCCAATATGAGGGCGGTCCCGTGACGCAGTTCCTGGGCATCATTTCCTCCGCCTACTGGCTGCTGCTCATCATTCTGGCATGCTTCCCCTCCCGGCCTGCTGCGGAAGACACGCCTGA
This DNA window, taken from Akkermansia muciniphila, encodes the following:
- a CDS encoding DASS family sodium-coupled anion symporter produces the protein MRHRTTDTAKGHRNYIIIACDVLLFLAMLKWLPVEPEVARGLAILTFIGILWLTEALHVTVTALLVPVLAMFMGILPGARALAGFADPTIFLFFGGFAMAGALHEQKIDIWLAGKILQMARGSLGMALVLIFLATAFLSMWMSNTATAAMMLPLVIGLLDRIPPEKLKTTAPFAVLGVAYSASIGGMGTLVGSPPNAIAAHELGMGFAEWFRIAMPLVLVFGVIVFFLMYLFFRPRLGLHVGMTPEDSEESAARLNAKQVRVLVLFVLVAGSWMCSSFLSAALGGIPAMDTLIALCAAVLLPLCGVINWGGIAKNTDWGVLLLFGGGITLSSILVQTGAAGFLADQVSAIAMGQNPLVILLIISVFISSLTEFCSNTASAALVAPLMVTVAAAMGMSATPLVLLVGIGASCAFMLPVSTPPNALAYATGKFPQMTMVKVGLLIDGVLIFVKAFWAWIFWM
- the thiD gene encoding bifunctional hydroxymethylpyrimidine kinase/phosphomethylpyrimidine kinase, which gives rise to MSIPVMMTIAGSDCSAGAGLQADLKAAHAMGAFALTAVTCVVSEVPGLVRGIQEVDPALVADQVRINLEHFPVTAVKTGMLYSPAIVRAVHEVLSGTDIPVVVDPVMIATAGDRLMREEAVAVYEELLLPGAALLTPNLDEAAVLLRSSANPGRDELPECAARLALRYGCPVLLKGGHLEGDCRDVLAGPDGRILGEWNRPRVQDVSTHGTGCSLSAAIAARLAAGDGLATAVERGLDFIAAAIRDHLRWEQPVRVDALKLW
- a CDS encoding tetratricopeptide repeat protein; translation: MMKKIVAGCVAASVSLLWCGCDRKAASGEKQGAPAGEREEPAAEKAEKGEAGRWKDRLDAASAASHKKGNDKEQVKALNDVAALYAEGLQNGWAHPLDVRAWCDSVAEAGSGYSGETVIGAMYLYGTGIKRDAAAAREWFEYGLARPGSQRGNALYMLGMMYFKGDGVNRDPNKALELWHKASDEEHPAAMGLLGRAYMEGKMGFDKDAASGLVLLEKAANGGNTPSSVYLGNLYARGEGVPQDMERAMKWYEQAASAGDAHAQYIVGLAYLDGSGVPVDEGKAFNWLRLAAGQDHVNAMLMLSVCYSTGKGTRQDADMAEVWKKKALQLNAEREGSSAPRTEER
- a CDS encoding DUF805 domain-containing protein yields the protein MNTQTRPSLWKYFILCLTRNYCSFSGTAPRREFWGFYLFLYIFSLIFGIAAAVLFAAALPWGELKGVHDQAQMQAMLFPHIASFVLVVQIIMMAFYLPIWGVTIRRLRDAGFSTAWGYGYIALGIIGLLNWAILDRFQYEGGPVTQFLGIISSAYWLLLIILACFPSRPAAEDTPE